Proteins found in one Pectobacterium atrosepticum genomic segment:
- the dacA gene encoding serine-type D-Ala-D-Ala carboxypeptidase has translation MNTVNTSRFTKRTALGALLVISASSFAYAEDINLKTMIPGVPQIDAESYILIDYNSGKVLAEMNADTRRDPASLTKMMTSYVIGQAIKSGKISPNDIVTVGKDAWATGNPTFQGSSLMFLKPGDRVPVSQLNRGIILQSGNDACVAMADYVAGSQDAFVNLMNGYVKALGLQNTNFETVHGLDAPGQFSSARDMALIGQALIRDVPEEYATYKEKEFTFNNIRQPNRNGLLWDSSLNVDGIKTGHTSSAGFNLVASATEGQMRLISAVLGGRNAKGRESESKKLLTWGFRFFETVAPLKAGKEFASEPVWFGDNDRVALGVEKDAYLTIPRGRMKDLKASYVLDNTELHAPLAKNQVVGSINFQLDGKTIDQRPLVVMNEVKEGGIFGRMIDYIKLMFHHWFG, from the coding sequence ATGAATACTGTAAACACGTCTCGTTTTACTAAGCGTACTGCGCTTGGCGCACTGCTCGTCATTAGTGCCTCTTCCTTTGCCTATGCTGAAGATATCAATCTTAAAACGATGATCCCCGGCGTCCCGCAAATCGATGCTGAATCCTACATCCTGATTGATTACAACTCTGGGAAAGTGTTGGCGGAAATGAATGCCGACACACGCCGCGATCCGGCCAGCTTAACGAAAATGATGACCAGTTACGTCATTGGTCAGGCGATTAAATCAGGAAAAATCAGCCCGAACGACATCGTTACCGTCGGTAAAGATGCCTGGGCAACCGGCAACCCAACCTTTCAGGGCTCTTCCCTGATGTTCCTGAAGCCAGGTGACCGTGTCCCTGTTTCCCAATTAAATCGCGGTATTATCCTGCAATCCGGTAACGATGCCTGCGTCGCGATGGCCGACTACGTTGCTGGCAGTCAGGATGCTTTCGTTAACCTGATGAACGGTTACGTGAAAGCGCTGGGGCTGCAAAACACCAATTTTGAAACCGTGCACGGTCTGGACGCACCCGGCCAGTTCAGTTCAGCGCGTGATATGGCCTTGATTGGTCAGGCGTTAATTCGCGATGTTCCAGAAGAGTACGCGACCTACAAAGAGAAAGAGTTCACATTCAACAATATTCGCCAGCCTAACCGTAACGGCTTGCTGTGGGATTCCAGCCTGAATGTTGACGGCATCAAAACGGGCCATACGTCATCAGCCGGCTTTAATCTGGTCGCCTCGGCAACAGAAGGTCAGATGCGCCTGATTTCAGCGGTACTAGGCGGGCGTAATGCCAAAGGACGTGAATCAGAAAGCAAAAAATTGCTGACCTGGGGCTTCCGCTTCTTTGAAACCGTCGCGCCGTTGAAAGCAGGTAAAGAATTCGCTTCTGAGCCAGTTTGGTTTGGCGACAACGATCGCGTTGCATTGGGCGTTGAGAAAGACGCCTACCTGACCATTCCACGCGGCCGCATGAAAGATCTGAAAGCCAGCTATGTTCTGGACAACACGGAACTGCATGCGCCATTAGCCAAAAATCAGGTTGTCGGTTCCATCAACTTCCAATTGGATGGCAAAACCATCGATCAACGCCCGTTGGTGGTGATGAATGAAGTGAAAGAAGGCGGAATCTTTGGCCGCATGATCGATTACATCAAACTGATGTTCCACCACTGGTTCGGCTAG